The genomic window GACCAGGGCAACTCCGGATGCCTGTCTATAGAACCAAAGATAAAGATTTAGGAGGCGATGGCACCGCCATATCAGTGGCTGGAACCGATATCTATGGTGGTTCAGGTGTTGGTTCTGGCGGTCATGGAGGTAGAGGCATCATCACCAGCGATACAAAGCTTCCTTCTCCACCGCCACCTTCACCACTCCCACCACGACCAGTGCAGCGGCCGAAATCAGTGTCTAGAACAAAAGATCGAGAATTGATAGACACTGGCACCGCCATGTTAGTGGCTTCATCCCTTCTTACTAGTGGTTCCGCTAGTAGTTGTAGTGGTGGTGGCAGTCATGGGCATGGTTGTGGCGGTGGgggaggaggtggtggtggtggtttaGGTGGCGGCGGTTGCGGAGGCGGCGGTTGTGGAGGGTGATAAGCTCTTCTCTCGTTAAAAAGTGCGAATAATTACTGAATATGTTTCATGAAGTTAatatgttttacattttttaaccattttcattttctattgcaacttttgatttaaaataataaaatacacaaaaaaatagaattgtataaaaatacaaaacatctTAATACGTGAACAAGTGAATAATTAGAGTAACGGTGAATTAACAGAGAACAAAggactactttttttttttttttaatttcacaACATCCCCGAATAGACCTAGAATATTGGTGTGTGTTCCACGTCATTATGAAAGGGGTATTAATTGGGTGGAGGTACAAGGATGTCATAAAGTTTTCGATTTTTCCTTTGGGATCACAGTATCCATCAACTTCCGTGTAGAACACGTCGAAGATACGTGCAATGTTGTGGCATCGCAGAAAAACTTGGCGCGGCAAATGATCATGTGTGTTCATGAACTCCTCCATAACCACTTTGTAGTTGTCTTTATTCATTTTACGCAACTCTTGGGATGCTTCTTCCTTGGTGACTCCATGTTGTTTCATGTAGAAGTCGAGCCCATTAGCCACCTCTCCTCTGCTTATCTCAGTCTGCAAACATCATTTATTCATGAGGACAAACAAGATgagaaaacacacacacacacacaagatGAGAAAACACACACGCACAC from Arabidopsis thaliana chromosome 3, partial sequence includes these protein-coding regions:
- a CDS encoding glycine/proline-rich protein (glycine/proline-rich protein; FUNCTIONS IN: molecular_function unknown; INVOLVED IN: biological_process unknown; LOCATED IN: endomembrane system; Has 20494 Blast hits to 7306 proteins in 684 species: Archae - 14; Bacteria - 4719; Metazoa - 7433; Fungi - 835; Plants - 4684; Viruses - 419; Other Eukaryotes - 2390 (source: NCBI BLink).), whose translation is MSDLVIALVAFAVLFVVFIILSCIMGGEKDVHSPPPLPRPGQLRMPVYRTKDKDLGGDGTAISVAGTDIYGGSGVGSGGHGGRGIITSDTKLPSPPPPSPLPPRPVQRPKSVSRTKDRELIDTGTAMLVASSLLTSGSASSCSGGGSHGHGCGGGGGGGGGGLGGGGCGGGGCGG